A single genomic interval of Eurosta solidaginis isolate ZX-2024a chromosome 3, ASM4086904v1, whole genome shotgun sequence harbors:
- the phtf gene encoding protein phtf isoform X3 — translation MKLLHGSTFPKAKPKQSLFTVIRLAILRYFFLPVFAQWWVRQTSPNTFGLLLLMYITQMVTWAVYTFNVHRFGVYVSVTSSLTDVNLTRRNSTGITEDDGSKEISEEEHVVFLADLIIPMVLGLLLSFIHSQIVATNTLSGAKSKHRRFSNTGQSGKSARQSGENRVRRRKKLVRMRSQESTDVSTQHQPSVSQQSQPPPLQQQLTQNVQQSRLLSTMQRMQANSDKIAKVNSATIVALESTQSNSGEVASANDMPKKQPPPVPPKVATSLAAAHVGSAETFNNITSIRRSVSPAKLNLDLKSTTVSSGNAAAATDCSSTDYTTDNHSPTSSHSLAYKKRNVNWHSPIHTHAGVSTGGATTAKLVTTQEKQQQTSPQSLSSPSCSASASASAATTTTTSETNSPNTTRGITAASVPTATRNSCDSDAASSTNSSANASSNIQQVDASVQEFYDDLIRRTDGLVCDALQHGSENSVENANVVGTVVGSATDNNNYCMAPAEAQRNVSRRHICEDDGFESLNGKSSSGEEMNVALPPAVYGITPNTADDNKLRLRLNATSRVERVEDTSNYDDEQQTKSNSYYRLKSKQDKNRSFTACDVYAQTRKLNASTGADMSSGDTDEEGDDGETMSSPASLGNASNYTECTNSATEWLGVTTNSEECSYSSELDNSDNYKNNQYSDEDGYDVDLMPNTILNPHGTSDRISCTVWEQHEIKKAQMSVLEISSCIIERVESMPETNDYIYIGLCFSFLLSFIPSFCRLCEITIDSANANEINYLEVPMLLWQKASFSAWTIFGFAFGHTRWERTVLIISYLQRLCLTIIVFIVFAVAERTFKQRFLYAKLFSHLTSSRRARKSNLPHFRLNKVRNIKTWLSVRSYLKKRGPQRSVDVIVSAAFIVTLLLLAFLSVEWLKDSVHLHSHLNLEALMWSTTIGIFLVRFMTLGNKIHHKYRSVSVLITEQINLYLQIEQKPKKKDELMVSNSVLKLAADLLKELESPFKISGLSANPYLFTTVKVVILSALSGVLSEMLGFKLKLHKIKIK, via the exons ATGAAATTGTTGCATG GTTCCACCTTTCCCAAGGCGAAGCCAAAACAATCTCTATTTACTGTGATACGTTTGGCTATATTGCGTTACTTTTTCTTACCCGTCTTTGCACAATGGTGGGTCCGACAGACTTCGCCAAATACATTTGGTCTACTCCTACTGATGTACATCACACAAATGGTCACATGGGCTGTATACACCTTCAATGTACATCGTTTTGGCGTATATGTGAGCGTTACATCTTCGTTGACGGATGTCAATTTAACGAGGAGAAATTCTACAGGGATAACTGAGGATGACGGCAGTAAAGAAATAAGTGAGGAAGAG CACGTTGTCTTCCTGGCGGATCTTATTATACCTATGGTATTGGGTTTACTGCTCAGTTTCATACATTCTCAAATTGTGGCAACGAACACCTTGAGCGGCGCAAAATCTAAGCATAGACGCTTTTCTAACACTGGTCAAAGTGGCAAGTCAGCACGACAAAGTGGTGAGAATCGCGTAAGGAGACGTAAAAAACTGGTGAG AATGCGTAGTCAAGAATCCACAGATGTTTCAACGCAGCACCAGCCATCTGTATCCCAGCAGTCACAACCGCCGCCACTTCAACAGCAGCTTACACAAAATGTCCAGCAATCACGCTTGCTAAGTACCATGCAAAGAATGCAAGCAAATTCTGATAAGATAGCGAAAGTAAATTCTGCTACAATAGTAGCGCTCGAATCGACACAAAGTAATAGTGGGGAAGTTGCCTCCGCAAACGACATGCCAAAGAAACAACCCCCGCCCGTACCACCAAAAGTAGCAACCAGTTTAGCAGCTGCTCACGTGGGCAGTGCAGAAACTTTCAATAATATAACAAGTATTCGGCGTAGCGTCAGTCCTGCCAAATTAAATCTTGATCTCAAATCCACCACAGTGTCGTCAGGGAATGCTGCAGCTGCCACTGATTGCAGTAGCACTGACTACACTACGGATAATCATAGCCCTACAAGTAGTCATAGCTTAGCATATAAGAAACGCAATGTTAATTGGCACTCGCCAATACATACACACGCTGGTGTGAGTACGGGTGGCGCAACGACGGCAAAATTGGTGACTACacaagaaaaacaacaacaaacatcaccaCAATCACTGTCATCACCATCCTGCTCAGCATCTGCGTCAGCCTCAGCAGCAACTACCACAACAACTAGTGAAACAAATTCACCGAATACGACACGTGGCATCACAGCTGCATCGGTACCAACTGCGACACGCAATAGTTGTGATTCAGATGCCGCTAGCTCCACAAATTCTAGTGCAAATGCATCTTCCAATATTCAACAGGTAGATGCGAGCGTGCAAGAATTTTATGACGATCTCATTAGGCGCACAGATGGGCTCGTGTGTGATGCGCTGCAACATGGCAGTGAGAATAGTGTTGAGAACGCAAATGTCGTAGGAACTGTTGTCGGTTCTGCTACAGATAACAATAACTATTGTATGGCACCAGCTGAGGCACAACGAAATGTCAGCAGACGTCATATTTGTGAGGATGATGGTTTTGAAAGCTTGAATGGTAAAAGTTCTAGCGGTGAAGAAATGAATGTAGCTCTGCCGCCGGCAGTCTATGGCATAACTCCGAATACAGCGGATGACAATAAATTACGTCTACGCTTAAACGCTACCAGTAGGGTGGAACGTGTAGAGGACACAAGCAATTATGATGACGAG caGCAAACAAAATCGAACTCATACTATCGCCTCAAATCTAAACAAGATAAAAACCGTTCATTCACTGCGTGTGATGTATATGCACAAACTAGAAAATTGAATGCCTCCACTGGCGCTGATATGAGTAGTGGAGATACTGATGAGGAAGGTGATGATGGCGAAACAATGTCGAGTCCTGCTTCGCTGGGAAATGCTTCCAATTATACAGAATGCACAAATTCAGCCACAGAATGGCTTGGTGTAACAACAAACa GTGAAGAATGTAGCTATAGCTCAGAGTTAGATAATTCCGATAACTATAAAAATAATCAATATTCAGATGAAGATGGTTATGATGTGGATTTGATGCCAAATACAATTTTAAATCCGCATGGCACATCAGATCGGA TCAGTTGCACAGTTTGGGAGCaacatgaaattaaaaaagcGCAAATGTCCGTCTTGGAGATATCATCATGTATTATTGAACGTGTCGAATCAATGCCAGAGACTAATGATTATATTTACATTGGTTTGTGTTTTTCATTTCTACTCTCATTTATACCGTCCTTTTGTCGACTCTGCGAG ATAACCATCGATAGCGCAAATGCGAATGAAATTAATTATCTTGAAGTGCCCATGTTATTGTGGCAGAAAGCATCATTCTCCGCATGGACAATATTTGGTTTTGCCTTCGGTCATACGCGCTGGGAGCGTACCGTATTGATTATAAGTTACCTACAACGTCTCTGTCTTACTATCATTGTTTTCATAGTATTCGCAGTTGCGGAACGTACATTTAAGCAGAG ATTTCTCTATGCAAAACTATTCTCACATTTAACTTCATCGCGTCGTGCACGTAAATCAAATTTGCCACATTTTCGTTTGAATAAAGTGCGCAACATCAAAACGTGGCTGAGTGTGCGTTCATATCTGAAG AAACGTGGTCCACAACGTTCAGTTGACGTCATCGTCTCAGCTGCTTTCATAGTCACTTTGCTTTTGTTGGCATTTTTGAGTGTGGAGTGGCTTAAAGATTCTGTACATTTACATTCACACTTAAATCTAGAAGCGCTTATGTGGTCAACAACAATTGGCATATTTTTGGTACGTTTCATGACTTTGGGCAATAAAATACATCACAAATATCGCAGCGTTTCAGTTTTGATTACAGAGCAAATCAATTTATATCTGCAG ATCGAACAAAAGCCAAAAAAAAAGGATGAGCTAATGGTATCTAATAGCGTTCTAAAACTAGCAGCTGATCTACTCAAAGAATTAGAATCACCTTTCAAAATATCTGGACTTAGCGCTAATCCATATCTTTTTACCACCGTTAAAGTTGTCATACTATCAGCGCTGTCGGGCGTTTTAAGCGAAATGTTAGGCTTTAAATTGAAGCtgcataaaattaaaattaagtaa
- the phtf gene encoding protein phtf isoform X1 yields the protein MKLDEIVAWYQKKIGTYDKQQWEKTVEQRILDGFNSGVTLKNAKLKTDLIDVDLVRGSTFPKAKPKQSLFTVIRLAILRYFFLPVFAQWWVRQTSPNTFGLLLLMYITQMVTWAVYTFNVHRFGVYVSVTSSLTDVNLTRRNSTGITEDDGSKEISEEEHVVFLADLIIPMVLGLLLSFIHSQIVATNTLSGAKSKHRRFSNTGQSGKSARQSGENRVRRRKKLVRMRSQESTDVSTQHQPSVSQQSQPPPLQQQLTQNVQQSRLLSTMQRMQANSDKIAKVNSATIVALESTQSNSGEVASANDMPKKQPPPVPPKVATSLAAAHVGSAETFNNITSIRRSVSPAKLNLDLKSTTVSSGNAAAATDCSSTDYTTDNHSPTSSHSLAYKKRNVNWHSPIHTHAGVSTGGATTAKLVTTQEKQQQTSPQSLSSPSCSASASASAATTTTTSETNSPNTTRGITAASVPTATRNSCDSDAASSTNSSANASSNIQQVDASVQEFYDDLIRRTDGLVCDALQHGSENSVENANVVGTVVGSATDNNNYCMAPAEAQRNVSRRHICEDDGFESLNGKSSSGEEMNVALPPAVYGITPNTADDNKLRLRLNATSRVERVEDTSNYDDEQQTKSNSYYRLKSKQDKNRSFTACDVYAQTRKLNASTGADMSSGDTDEEGDDGETMSSPASLGNASNYTECTNSATEWLGVTTNSEECSYSSELDNSDNYKNNQYSDEDGYDVDLMPNTILNPHGTSDRISCTVWEQHEIKKAQMSVLEISSCIIERVESMPETNDYIYIGLCFSFLLSFIPSFCRLCEITIDSANANEINYLEVPMLLWQKASFSAWTIFGFAFGHTRWERTVLIISYLQRLCLTIIVFIVFAVAERTFKQRFLYAKLFSHLTSSRRARKSNLPHFRLNKVRNIKTWLSVRSYLKKRGPQRSVDVIVSAAFIVTLLLLAFLSVEWLKDSVHLHSHLNLEALMWSTTIGIFLVRFMTLGNKIHHKYRSVSVLITEQINLYLQIEQKPKKKDELMVSNSVLKLAADLLKELESPFKISGLSANPYLFTTVKVVILSALSGVLSEMLGFKLKLHKIKIK from the exons ATGAAATTGGATGAAATTGTTGCATG GTATCAAAAAAAGATTGGAACCTACGACAAACAGCAATGGGAGAAAACAGTTGAGCAAAGAATTTTAGATGGTTTTAATAGTGGTGTTACACTCAAGAATGCAAAACTCAAAACAGATCTTATAGATGTTGATTTAGTTAGAG GTTCCACCTTTCCCAAGGCGAAGCCAAAACAATCTCTATTTACTGTGATACGTTTGGCTATATTGCGTTACTTTTTCTTACCCGTCTTTGCACAATGGTGGGTCCGACAGACTTCGCCAAATACATTTGGTCTACTCCTACTGATGTACATCACACAAATGGTCACATGGGCTGTATACACCTTCAATGTACATCGTTTTGGCGTATATGTGAGCGTTACATCTTCGTTGACGGATGTCAATTTAACGAGGAGAAATTCTACAGGGATAACTGAGGATGACGGCAGTAAAGAAATAAGTGAGGAAGAG CACGTTGTCTTCCTGGCGGATCTTATTATACCTATGGTATTGGGTTTACTGCTCAGTTTCATACATTCTCAAATTGTGGCAACGAACACCTTGAGCGGCGCAAAATCTAAGCATAGACGCTTTTCTAACACTGGTCAAAGTGGCAAGTCAGCACGACAAAGTGGTGAGAATCGCGTAAGGAGACGTAAAAAACTGGTGAG AATGCGTAGTCAAGAATCCACAGATGTTTCAACGCAGCACCAGCCATCTGTATCCCAGCAGTCACAACCGCCGCCACTTCAACAGCAGCTTACACAAAATGTCCAGCAATCACGCTTGCTAAGTACCATGCAAAGAATGCAAGCAAATTCTGATAAGATAGCGAAAGTAAATTCTGCTACAATAGTAGCGCTCGAATCGACACAAAGTAATAGTGGGGAAGTTGCCTCCGCAAACGACATGCCAAAGAAACAACCCCCGCCCGTACCACCAAAAGTAGCAACCAGTTTAGCAGCTGCTCACGTGGGCAGTGCAGAAACTTTCAATAATATAACAAGTATTCGGCGTAGCGTCAGTCCTGCCAAATTAAATCTTGATCTCAAATCCACCACAGTGTCGTCAGGGAATGCTGCAGCTGCCACTGATTGCAGTAGCACTGACTACACTACGGATAATCATAGCCCTACAAGTAGTCATAGCTTAGCATATAAGAAACGCAATGTTAATTGGCACTCGCCAATACATACACACGCTGGTGTGAGTACGGGTGGCGCAACGACGGCAAAATTGGTGACTACacaagaaaaacaacaacaaacatcaccaCAATCACTGTCATCACCATCCTGCTCAGCATCTGCGTCAGCCTCAGCAGCAACTACCACAACAACTAGTGAAACAAATTCACCGAATACGACACGTGGCATCACAGCTGCATCGGTACCAACTGCGACACGCAATAGTTGTGATTCAGATGCCGCTAGCTCCACAAATTCTAGTGCAAATGCATCTTCCAATATTCAACAGGTAGATGCGAGCGTGCAAGAATTTTATGACGATCTCATTAGGCGCACAGATGGGCTCGTGTGTGATGCGCTGCAACATGGCAGTGAGAATAGTGTTGAGAACGCAAATGTCGTAGGAACTGTTGTCGGTTCTGCTACAGATAACAATAACTATTGTATGGCACCAGCTGAGGCACAACGAAATGTCAGCAGACGTCATATTTGTGAGGATGATGGTTTTGAAAGCTTGAATGGTAAAAGTTCTAGCGGTGAAGAAATGAATGTAGCTCTGCCGCCGGCAGTCTATGGCATAACTCCGAATACAGCGGATGACAATAAATTACGTCTACGCTTAAACGCTACCAGTAGGGTGGAACGTGTAGAGGACACAAGCAATTATGATGACGAG caGCAAACAAAATCGAACTCATACTATCGCCTCAAATCTAAACAAGATAAAAACCGTTCATTCACTGCGTGTGATGTATATGCACAAACTAGAAAATTGAATGCCTCCACTGGCGCTGATATGAGTAGTGGAGATACTGATGAGGAAGGTGATGATGGCGAAACAATGTCGAGTCCTGCTTCGCTGGGAAATGCTTCCAATTATACAGAATGCACAAATTCAGCCACAGAATGGCTTGGTGTAACAACAAACa GTGAAGAATGTAGCTATAGCTCAGAGTTAGATAATTCCGATAACTATAAAAATAATCAATATTCAGATGAAGATGGTTATGATGTGGATTTGATGCCAAATACAATTTTAAATCCGCATGGCACATCAGATCGGA TCAGTTGCACAGTTTGGGAGCaacatgaaattaaaaaagcGCAAATGTCCGTCTTGGAGATATCATCATGTATTATTGAACGTGTCGAATCAATGCCAGAGACTAATGATTATATTTACATTGGTTTGTGTTTTTCATTTCTACTCTCATTTATACCGTCCTTTTGTCGACTCTGCGAG ATAACCATCGATAGCGCAAATGCGAATGAAATTAATTATCTTGAAGTGCCCATGTTATTGTGGCAGAAAGCATCATTCTCCGCATGGACAATATTTGGTTTTGCCTTCGGTCATACGCGCTGGGAGCGTACCGTATTGATTATAAGTTACCTACAACGTCTCTGTCTTACTATCATTGTTTTCATAGTATTCGCAGTTGCGGAACGTACATTTAAGCAGAG ATTTCTCTATGCAAAACTATTCTCACATTTAACTTCATCGCGTCGTGCACGTAAATCAAATTTGCCACATTTTCGTTTGAATAAAGTGCGCAACATCAAAACGTGGCTGAGTGTGCGTTCATATCTGAAG AAACGTGGTCCACAACGTTCAGTTGACGTCATCGTCTCAGCTGCTTTCATAGTCACTTTGCTTTTGTTGGCATTTTTGAGTGTGGAGTGGCTTAAAGATTCTGTACATTTACATTCACACTTAAATCTAGAAGCGCTTATGTGGTCAACAACAATTGGCATATTTTTGGTACGTTTCATGACTTTGGGCAATAAAATACATCACAAATATCGCAGCGTTTCAGTTTTGATTACAGAGCAAATCAATTTATATCTGCAG ATCGAACAAAAGCCAAAAAAAAAGGATGAGCTAATGGTATCTAATAGCGTTCTAAAACTAGCAGCTGATCTACTCAAAGAATTAGAATCACCTTTCAAAATATCTGGACTTAGCGCTAATCCATATCTTTTTACCACCGTTAAAGTTGTCATACTATCAGCGCTGTCGGGCGTTTTAAGCGAAATGTTAGGCTTTAAATTGAAGCtgcataaaattaaaattaagtaa
- the phtf gene encoding protein phtf isoform X2 codes for MKLDEIVAWYQKKIGTYDKQQWEKTVEQRILDGFNSGVTLKNAKLKTDLIDVDLVRGSTFPKAKPKQSLFTVIRLAILRYFFLPVFAQWWVRQTSPNTFGLLLLMYITQMVTWAVYTFNVHRFGVYVSVTSSLTDVNLTRRNSTGITEDDGSKEISEEEHVVFLADLIIPMVLGLLLSFIHSQIVATNTLSGAKSKHRRFSNTGQSGKSARQSGENRVRRRKKLVRMRSQESTDVSTQHQPSVSQQSQPPPLQQQLTQNVQQSRLLSTMQRMQANSDKIAKVNSATIVALESTQSNSGEVASANDMPKKQPPPVPPKVATSLAAAHVGSAETFNNITSIRRSVSPAKLNLDLKSTTVSSGNAAAATDCSSTDYTTDNHSPTSSHSLAYKKRNVNWHSPIHTHAGVSTGGATTAKLVTTQEKQQQTSPQSLSSPSCSASASASAATTTTTSETNSPNTTRGITAASVPTATRNSCDSDAASSTNSSANASSNIQQVDASVQEFYDDLIRRTDGLVCDALQHGSENSVENANVVGTVVGSATDNNNYCMAPAEAQRNVSRRHICEDDGFESLNGKSSSGEEMNVALPPAVYGITPNTADDNKLRLRLNATSRVERVEDTSNYDDEQTKSNSYYRLKSKQDKNRSFTACDVYAQTRKLNASTGADMSSGDTDEEGDDGETMSSPASLGNASNYTECTNSATEWLGVTTNSEECSYSSELDNSDNYKNNQYSDEDGYDVDLMPNTILNPHGTSDRISCTVWEQHEIKKAQMSVLEISSCIIERVESMPETNDYIYIGLCFSFLLSFIPSFCRLCEITIDSANANEINYLEVPMLLWQKASFSAWTIFGFAFGHTRWERTVLIISYLQRLCLTIIVFIVFAVAERTFKQRFLYAKLFSHLTSSRRARKSNLPHFRLNKVRNIKTWLSVRSYLKKRGPQRSVDVIVSAAFIVTLLLLAFLSVEWLKDSVHLHSHLNLEALMWSTTIGIFLVRFMTLGNKIHHKYRSVSVLITEQINLYLQIEQKPKKKDELMVSNSVLKLAADLLKELESPFKISGLSANPYLFTTVKVVILSALSGVLSEMLGFKLKLHKIKIK; via the exons ATGAAATTGGATGAAATTGTTGCATG GTATCAAAAAAAGATTGGAACCTACGACAAACAGCAATGGGAGAAAACAGTTGAGCAAAGAATTTTAGATGGTTTTAATAGTGGTGTTACACTCAAGAATGCAAAACTCAAAACAGATCTTATAGATGTTGATTTAGTTAGAG GTTCCACCTTTCCCAAGGCGAAGCCAAAACAATCTCTATTTACTGTGATACGTTTGGCTATATTGCGTTACTTTTTCTTACCCGTCTTTGCACAATGGTGGGTCCGACAGACTTCGCCAAATACATTTGGTCTACTCCTACTGATGTACATCACACAAATGGTCACATGGGCTGTATACACCTTCAATGTACATCGTTTTGGCGTATATGTGAGCGTTACATCTTCGTTGACGGATGTCAATTTAACGAGGAGAAATTCTACAGGGATAACTGAGGATGACGGCAGTAAAGAAATAAGTGAGGAAGAG CACGTTGTCTTCCTGGCGGATCTTATTATACCTATGGTATTGGGTTTACTGCTCAGTTTCATACATTCTCAAATTGTGGCAACGAACACCTTGAGCGGCGCAAAATCTAAGCATAGACGCTTTTCTAACACTGGTCAAAGTGGCAAGTCAGCACGACAAAGTGGTGAGAATCGCGTAAGGAGACGTAAAAAACTGGTGAG AATGCGTAGTCAAGAATCCACAGATGTTTCAACGCAGCACCAGCCATCTGTATCCCAGCAGTCACAACCGCCGCCACTTCAACAGCAGCTTACACAAAATGTCCAGCAATCACGCTTGCTAAGTACCATGCAAAGAATGCAAGCAAATTCTGATAAGATAGCGAAAGTAAATTCTGCTACAATAGTAGCGCTCGAATCGACACAAAGTAATAGTGGGGAAGTTGCCTCCGCAAACGACATGCCAAAGAAACAACCCCCGCCCGTACCACCAAAAGTAGCAACCAGTTTAGCAGCTGCTCACGTGGGCAGTGCAGAAACTTTCAATAATATAACAAGTATTCGGCGTAGCGTCAGTCCTGCCAAATTAAATCTTGATCTCAAATCCACCACAGTGTCGTCAGGGAATGCTGCAGCTGCCACTGATTGCAGTAGCACTGACTACACTACGGATAATCATAGCCCTACAAGTAGTCATAGCTTAGCATATAAGAAACGCAATGTTAATTGGCACTCGCCAATACATACACACGCTGGTGTGAGTACGGGTGGCGCAACGACGGCAAAATTGGTGACTACacaagaaaaacaacaacaaacatcaccaCAATCACTGTCATCACCATCCTGCTCAGCATCTGCGTCAGCCTCAGCAGCAACTACCACAACAACTAGTGAAACAAATTCACCGAATACGACACGTGGCATCACAGCTGCATCGGTACCAACTGCGACACGCAATAGTTGTGATTCAGATGCCGCTAGCTCCACAAATTCTAGTGCAAATGCATCTTCCAATATTCAACAGGTAGATGCGAGCGTGCAAGAATTTTATGACGATCTCATTAGGCGCACAGATGGGCTCGTGTGTGATGCGCTGCAACATGGCAGTGAGAATAGTGTTGAGAACGCAAATGTCGTAGGAACTGTTGTCGGTTCTGCTACAGATAACAATAACTATTGTATGGCACCAGCTGAGGCACAACGAAATGTCAGCAGACGTCATATTTGTGAGGATGATGGTTTTGAAAGCTTGAATGGTAAAAGTTCTAGCGGTGAAGAAATGAATGTAGCTCTGCCGCCGGCAGTCTATGGCATAACTCCGAATACAGCGGATGACAATAAATTACGTCTACGCTTAAACGCTACCAGTAGGGTGGAACGTGTAGAGGACACAAGCAATTATGATGACGAG CAAACAAAATCGAACTCATACTATCGCCTCAAATCTAAACAAGATAAAAACCGTTCATTCACTGCGTGTGATGTATATGCACAAACTAGAAAATTGAATGCCTCCACTGGCGCTGATATGAGTAGTGGAGATACTGATGAGGAAGGTGATGATGGCGAAACAATGTCGAGTCCTGCTTCGCTGGGAAATGCTTCCAATTATACAGAATGCACAAATTCAGCCACAGAATGGCTTGGTGTAACAACAAACa GTGAAGAATGTAGCTATAGCTCAGAGTTAGATAATTCCGATAACTATAAAAATAATCAATATTCAGATGAAGATGGTTATGATGTGGATTTGATGCCAAATACAATTTTAAATCCGCATGGCACATCAGATCGGA TCAGTTGCACAGTTTGGGAGCaacatgaaattaaaaaagcGCAAATGTCCGTCTTGGAGATATCATCATGTATTATTGAACGTGTCGAATCAATGCCAGAGACTAATGATTATATTTACATTGGTTTGTGTTTTTCATTTCTACTCTCATTTATACCGTCCTTTTGTCGACTCTGCGAG ATAACCATCGATAGCGCAAATGCGAATGAAATTAATTATCTTGAAGTGCCCATGTTATTGTGGCAGAAAGCATCATTCTCCGCATGGACAATATTTGGTTTTGCCTTCGGTCATACGCGCTGGGAGCGTACCGTATTGATTATAAGTTACCTACAACGTCTCTGTCTTACTATCATTGTTTTCATAGTATTCGCAGTTGCGGAACGTACATTTAAGCAGAG ATTTCTCTATGCAAAACTATTCTCACATTTAACTTCATCGCGTCGTGCACGTAAATCAAATTTGCCACATTTTCGTTTGAATAAAGTGCGCAACATCAAAACGTGGCTGAGTGTGCGTTCATATCTGAAG AAACGTGGTCCACAACGTTCAGTTGACGTCATCGTCTCAGCTGCTTTCATAGTCACTTTGCTTTTGTTGGCATTTTTGAGTGTGGAGTGGCTTAAAGATTCTGTACATTTACATTCACACTTAAATCTAGAAGCGCTTATGTGGTCAACAACAATTGGCATATTTTTGGTACGTTTCATGACTTTGGGCAATAAAATACATCACAAATATCGCAGCGTTTCAGTTTTGATTACAGAGCAAATCAATTTATATCTGCAG ATCGAACAAAAGCCAAAAAAAAAGGATGAGCTAATGGTATCTAATAGCGTTCTAAAACTAGCAGCTGATCTACTCAAAGAATTAGAATCACCTTTCAAAATATCTGGACTTAGCGCTAATCCATATCTTTTTACCACCGTTAAAGTTGTCATACTATCAGCGCTGTCGGGCGTTTTAAGCGAAATGTTAGGCTTTAAATTGAAGCtgcataaaattaaaattaagtaa